A stretch of Allostreptomyces psammosilenae DNA encodes these proteins:
- the atpD gene encoding F0F1 ATP synthase subunit beta, with protein sequence MTTTVETAAATGRVARVIGPVVDVEFPVDAMPEIYNALHVEVEAADGTGTKTLTLEVAQHLGDGLLRAISMQPTDGMVRGTTVVDTGAPISVPVGEETKGKVFNALGDVLNGDGGRLEVTERWPIHRQAPSFDQLESKTEMFETGIKVIDLLTPYVRGGKIGLFGGAGVGKTVLIQEMIYRVANNHEGVSVFAGVGERTREGNDLIEEMTETGVIDKTALVFGQMDEPPGTRLRVALSALTMAEYFRDVQKQDVLLFIDNIFRFTQAGSEVSTLLGRMPSAVGYQPNLADEMGLLQERITSTRGHSITSMQAIYVPADDLTDPAPATTFAHLDATTVLSRPISEKGIYPAVDPLDSTSRILDPRYISKEHYECATRVKGILQKYKDLQDIIAILGMDELSEEDKLTVQRARRIERFLSQNTHVAKQFTGVDGSDVSLEESIYAFTAIADGKYDHFPEQAFFMCGGIDDLEANAKKLMDS encoded by the coding sequence ATGACCACCACTGTTGAGACGGCCGCGGCGACGGGCCGCGTCGCCCGGGTCATCGGCCCGGTCGTCGACGTGGAGTTCCCCGTCGACGCGATGCCGGAGATCTACAACGCGCTGCACGTCGAGGTCGAGGCCGCCGACGGCACCGGCACCAAGACCCTGACCCTGGAGGTGGCGCAGCACCTCGGCGACGGCCTGCTGCGCGCCATCTCGATGCAGCCGACCGACGGCATGGTGCGCGGCACCACGGTCGTCGACACCGGTGCCCCGATCTCGGTGCCGGTCGGCGAGGAGACCAAGGGCAAGGTGTTCAACGCCCTCGGTGACGTGCTGAACGGTGACGGCGGTCGCCTGGAGGTGACCGAGCGCTGGCCGATCCACCGCCAGGCGCCGTCCTTCGACCAGCTCGAGTCGAAGACCGAGATGTTCGAGACCGGCATCAAGGTCATCGACCTGCTGACCCCGTACGTGCGTGGCGGCAAGATCGGTCTGTTCGGTGGCGCGGGTGTGGGCAAGACCGTGCTCATCCAGGAGATGATCTACCGCGTCGCCAACAACCACGAGGGTGTGTCGGTGTTCGCGGGTGTGGGCGAGCGCACCCGTGAGGGCAACGACCTCATCGAGGAGATGACCGAGACCGGCGTCATCGACAAGACGGCGCTGGTGTTCGGCCAGATGGACGAGCCGCCGGGCACCCGTCTGCGGGTCGCGCTGTCCGCGCTGACGATGGCGGAGTACTTCCGCGACGTGCAGAAGCAGGACGTGCTGCTCTTCATCGACAACATCTTCCGGTTCACCCAGGCCGGTTCCGAGGTGTCCACCCTGCTCGGCCGCATGCCGTCCGCGGTGGGTTACCAGCCGAACCTGGCGGACGAGATGGGTCTGCTCCAGGAGCGCATCACCTCCACCCGCGGTCACTCGATCACCTCGATGCAGGCGATCTACGTGCCGGCGGACGACCTGACCGACCCGGCCCCCGCGACCACCTTCGCGCACCTCGACGCGACCACGGTGCTCTCCCGGCCGATCTCGGAGAAGGGCATCTACCCGGCGGTGGACCCGCTGGACTCCACCTCGCGCATCCTGGACCCGCGGTACATCTCCAAGGAGCACTACGAGTGCGCCACCCGGGTCAAGGGGATCCTGCAGAAGTACAAGGACCTGCAGGACATCATCGCGATCCTCGGTATGGACGAGCTGAGCGAGGAGGACAAGCTCACCGTCCAGCGCGCCCGTCGCATCGAGCGGTTCCTGTCGCAGAACACCCACGTGGCGAAGCAGTTCACCGGTGTGGACGGCTCGGACGTGTCGCTCGAGGAGTCGATCTACGCGTTCACGGCGATCGCGGACGGCAAGTACGACCACTTCCCCGAGCAGGCGTTCTTCATGTGCGGTGGCATCGACGACCTCGAGGCCAACGCCAAGAAGCTGATGGACAGCTGA
- a CDS encoding F0F1 ATP synthase subunit epsilon: protein MLAELHVELVAADRKVWSGEATIVVARTTSGDIGIQPGHVPLLGVLEPGPVTIRTAEGPVVAAVHGGFLSFADNKLSVLAEAAELADEIDTARAERAEERAKEIKDAAAESRASLRLQVAMSGSRR, encoded by the coding sequence ATCTTGGCTGAGCTGCACGTCGAGCTCGTCGCGGCCGACCGCAAGGTCTGGTCCGGCGAGGCCACCATCGTCGTGGCCAGGACGACATCCGGTGACATCGGCATCCAGCCGGGCCACGTCCCGCTGCTGGGCGTGCTGGAGCCGGGTCCGGTGACGATCCGGACCGCCGAAGGGCCGGTCGTCGCGGCCGTGCACGGCGGCTTCCTGTCCTTCGCGGACAACAAGCTGTCGGTGCTGGCGGAGGCGGCGGAGCTGGCGGACGAGATCGACACCGCCCGCGCCGAGCGCGCCGAGGAGCGGGCGAAGGAGATCAAGGACGCGGCGGCGGAGAGCCGGGCCTCCCTGCGTCTCCAGGTCGCCATGTCCGGGTCGCGCCGCTGA
- a CDS encoding DUF2550 domain-containing protein, which produces MVLALEVFGALVGLVLLGLLGLAGRRRWIQRAGGTFDCSLRVQVPAGMREHCGGQLPPRGHSTPVAGSSAAGVRRSGEPASGVGEAAQGIGTEGPGEAASGKGWSFGVARYGGSRIEWFRIFSLAPRPRRVLLREEIEIVGRRRPVGQEELALLSGSVVLHCLQNGRPLELAMSEDALTGFLAWLEAAPPGQRVNVA; this is translated from the coding sequence ATGGTCCTCGCCCTCGAGGTGTTCGGGGCGCTGGTCGGTCTGGTGCTGCTGGGCCTGCTCGGCCTGGCGGGGCGCCGCCGCTGGATCCAGCGTGCGGGCGGCACGTTCGACTGCAGCCTGCGCGTGCAAGTACCCGCGGGGATGCGTGAGCATTGTGGGGGTCAGCTCCCGCCCCGAGGCCATTCGACGCCGGTCGCCGGTTCTTCCGCGGCCGGCGTTCGTCGTTCCGGGGAGCCGGCGTCGGGCGTCGGTGAGGCCGCGCAGGGCATCGGCACGGAGGGGCCGGGCGAGGCGGCGAGCGGTAAGGGCTGGTCGTTCGGGGTGGCCCGCTACGGCGGGTCCCGAATCGAGTGGTTCCGGATATTCTCCCTGGCCCCGCGGCCGCGTCGGGTGCTGCTGCGGGAGGAGATCGAGATCGTCGGCCGGCGGCGTCCGGTGGGGCAGGAGGAGCTGGCGCTGCTGTCCGGCTCGGTGGTGCTGCACTGCCTGCAGAACGGCCGTCCGCTGGAGCTGGCGATGAGTGAGGACGCGCTGACCGGCTTCCTGGCCTGGTTGGAGGCGGCCCCGCCCGGCCAGCGGGTCAACGTGGCCTGA
- a CDS encoding MFS transporter — translation MTDLATDPTAPTASARPTATSARRTVLVTCAATFLVLADYTAPLVTVPETAAALGASPAAQTWLIAAISLGLAALLLVAGALADDHGRRRIFVLGTAGFAVTTAIGALASDAPTFIAARVLQGATGAAVLATSLGLIAAALPPGPDRIRATGRWGATVGLGIALGPLVSAAGTTLGGWRLSYLALAVPAAALAPLAHRTLTESRAATRRPLDLPGALLFTTAVTAVLVTVTEGRDGWGRPVLLLPAAVALLALTAFTLVELRRPHPMVDLRLLRSGPFLAAVVGGLFTGVSVVGLMSYLPTVLQRAVGYTPLETAWMFGLWSGLSVLASLRAHLLAHRLASHQLLATALALCAAGHLALLGAVGSGSTLRLLAGMAVGGVGIGLANAANARLAVESVPADRSAMGSGANNTARYTGAALGVAVTVAVVAAAPGATTPAEALATGADAALLVAAALALLGAAIVLLAGARRPPRTDHARRTGEPG, via the coding sequence ATGACCGACCTCGCCACCGACCCCACGGCACCCACCGCATCCGCCCGCCCCACCGCCACGTCCGCCCGCCGCACCGTCCTGGTGACCTGCGCCGCCACCTTCCTGGTGCTCGCCGACTACACCGCGCCGCTGGTCACCGTGCCGGAGACGGCCGCCGCCCTCGGCGCCTCCCCGGCCGCCCAGACCTGGCTGATCGCCGCCATCTCCCTCGGCCTGGCCGCCCTCCTGCTGGTCGCCGGCGCCCTCGCCGACGACCACGGCCGGCGGCGGATCTTCGTCCTCGGCACGGCCGGCTTCGCCGTCACCACCGCGATCGGCGCCCTGGCCAGCGACGCCCCCACCTTCATCGCCGCGCGCGTCCTCCAGGGCGCCACCGGCGCGGCCGTCCTCGCCACCAGCCTCGGCCTGATCGCCGCCGCCCTGCCCCCCGGCCCCGATCGCATCCGGGCCACCGGCCGCTGGGGGGCCACCGTCGGCCTCGGCATCGCGCTCGGCCCGCTGGTCTCCGCGGCCGGCACCACCCTCGGCGGCTGGCGCCTGTCCTACCTGGCCCTCGCCGTGCCCGCCGCCGCCCTGGCACCGCTCGCCCACCGCACGCTGACCGAGTCCCGGGCCGCCACCCGGCGCCCCCTGGACCTGCCCGGCGCCCTGCTGTTCACCACCGCGGTCACCGCCGTGCTGGTCACCGTCACCGAGGGCCGGGACGGCTGGGGCCGCCCGGTGTTGCTGCTGCCCGCCGCCGTCGCCCTGCTCGCCCTGACGGCGTTCACCCTGGTGGAACTCCGGCGCCCGCACCCCATGGTCGACCTGCGGCTGCTCCGCTCCGGCCCGTTCCTCGCGGCCGTCGTCGGCGGCCTGTTCACCGGCGTGTCGGTGGTCGGCCTGATGAGCTACCTGCCCACCGTGCTGCAACGGGCGGTCGGCTACACCCCGCTGGAGACCGCCTGGATGTTCGGGCTCTGGTCCGGACTCTCGGTGCTCGCCTCCCTCCGCGCCCACCTGCTGGCCCACCGGCTGGCCAGCCACCAGCTGCTCGCCACCGCCCTGGCCCTGTGCGCCGCCGGACACCTCGCCCTGCTCGGCGCCGTCGGCTCCGGCTCCACGCTCCGCCTGCTGGCCGGCATGGCCGTCGGCGGCGTCGGCATCGGCCTGGCCAACGCCGCCAACGCGCGGCTGGCCGTGGAGTCGGTGCCCGCCGACCGCAGCGCCATGGGCTCCGGAGCCAACAACACCGCCCGCTACACCGGCGCCGCCCTCGGCGTGGCGGTCACCGTCGCCGTGGTCGCGGCCGCCCCGGGCGCCACCACCCCCGCCGAGGCGCTGGCCACCGGAGCCGACGCCGCCCTGCTGGTCGCCGCCGCGCTCGCCCTGCTCGGCGCCGCCATCGTGCTGCTCGCCGGCGCCCGCCGGCCCCCACGCACCGACCACGCCCGCCGCACCGGAGAACCCGGCTGA
- a CDS encoding winged helix-turn-helix transcriptional regulator — MALGKGYESQDCGLARALELVGERWTLLVVRDAFYGVRRYGDFLAHLGAPRAVLATRLQALTDAGVLERRRYQDSPPRDEYLLTELGRRLWPVLLELSRWGDRLAPNPGGTRRLFFHTECGAGLGPFSTCPGCGGREVPPTEVETRLGPGADPSRRTDPVSRALTRPHRLLTPLLPEEPERPQAAETAAAVRPAGG, encoded by the coding sequence ATGGCGCTGGGCAAGGGGTACGAGAGTCAGGACTGCGGGCTCGCCCGGGCCCTGGAACTGGTCGGCGAGCGCTGGACGCTGCTGGTGGTCCGCGACGCCTTCTACGGCGTCCGCCGCTACGGCGACTTCCTCGCCCACCTCGGGGCGCCCCGCGCCGTGCTGGCCACCCGTCTCCAGGCGCTCACCGACGCCGGCGTGCTGGAACGCCGGCGCTACCAGGACTCCCCGCCCCGCGACGAGTACCTGCTGACCGAGCTGGGCCGGCGGCTGTGGCCGGTGCTGCTGGAGCTCAGCCGCTGGGGCGACCGGCTCGCGCCCAACCCCGGCGGCACCCGGCGGCTCTTCTTCCACACCGAGTGCGGCGCCGGCCTGGGACCGTTCAGCACCTGCCCCGGCTGCGGCGGACGCGAGGTGCCCCCCACCGAGGTGGAGACCCGCCTCGGCCCCGGCGCGGACCCCTCCCGGCGCACCGACCCGGTCAGCCGCGCCCTGACCCGCCCGCACCGGCTGCTCACCCCGCTCCTCCCGGAGGAGCCGGAGCGCCCACAGGCGGCGGAGACGGCGGCGGCCGTCCGGCCGGCGGGTGGGTGA
- a CDS encoding sensor histidine kinase, giving the protein MPHPSASRPARPAAGLRARLRSRLRARLTEPPRPATGAPAGRPTRGDVTTALVAWVGGTVFTLLGAHQGFPAEGPDTWFTGEEAGWPRLLPLTVMSAACVLRRVRPRLYLAVSLVGFVVDQLFLGSFYAVALLADALYAAVLYGPRRTVRRILYVSALMCVAIAAALLATTHDVGASLIIGVLAASVFFATPQSAYYIRRHQEIAEAERLRADQLQRLAELERREAVNAERSRMARELHDVVANHLSAIAIQSTAVLSIVGREAGDRGEPPSPATWAVVLKSLGVMRESSVQGLAEMRRMITLLRETTPTPDAATPTAAGAETAEPAGPAGPAGPAEPTGPAEPTESAEPADEMAAAVPRLGALDALVDRADRAGTATGLRCSLRVTGEPPEEPGPAVESATYRIVQESLTNALKHAAPGPVEVLVAYDPGGIDVTVHSPLPDRPRRPAVAGAQAGIIGMRERTHLLGGTLSVGPEPDGRRWTVRARVPYEHPPGAAGTALDGDRNGDRNERARRSGTDTRGGNAA; this is encoded by the coding sequence GTGCCGCACCCGTCAGCCAGCCGCCCCGCCCGCCCCGCCGCCGGACTCCGCGCCCGCCTGCGCTCCCGCCTGCGCGCGCGGCTGACCGAGCCGCCCCGCCCGGCCACCGGCGCCCCGGCCGGCCGTCCCACCCGGGGCGACGTCACCACGGCACTGGTCGCCTGGGTCGGCGGGACGGTCTTCACCCTGCTCGGCGCCCACCAGGGCTTCCCCGCGGAGGGCCCGGACACCTGGTTCACCGGCGAGGAGGCGGGCTGGCCGCGCCTGCTGCCGCTCACCGTGATGTCCGCGGCCTGCGTCCTGCGCCGGGTCCGCCCGCGCCTGTACCTGGCGGTCAGCCTGGTCGGCTTCGTGGTCGACCAGCTGTTCCTGGGCTCCTTCTACGCGGTCGCGCTGCTGGCCGACGCGCTGTACGCCGCGGTGCTCTACGGCCCCCGGCGCACGGTCCGCCGCATCCTCTACGTCAGCGCCCTGATGTGCGTGGCCATCGCCGCCGCCCTGCTCGCCACCACCCACGACGTGGGTGCCTCGCTGATCATCGGGGTGCTGGCGGCCTCCGTCTTCTTCGCCACCCCGCAGAGCGCCTACTACATCCGGCGCCACCAGGAGATCGCCGAGGCCGAGCGACTGCGCGCCGACCAGCTCCAGCGGCTCGCCGAGCTGGAACGCCGGGAGGCGGTCAACGCCGAACGCAGCCGGATGGCCCGCGAGCTGCACGACGTGGTCGCCAACCACCTCAGCGCCATCGCCATCCAGTCCACCGCGGTGCTCTCCATCGTCGGCCGGGAGGCCGGGGACCGGGGCGAACCGCCGTCGCCCGCCACCTGGGCGGTGGTGCTGAAGTCCCTCGGGGTGATGCGGGAGAGCAGCGTGCAGGGACTGGCCGAGATGCGACGGATGATCACCCTGCTCCGGGAGACCACCCCGACCCCCGACGCCGCCACCCCGACCGCTGCAGGCGCGGAGACCGCCGAGCCCGCCGGGCCCGCCGGGCCCGCCGGGCCCGCCGAGCCGACCGGGCCCGCGGAGCCCACCGAGTCCGCCGAGCCGGCCGACGAGATGGCCGCCGCCGTCCCCCGGCTGGGCGCGCTGGACGCGCTGGTCGACCGCGCCGACCGGGCCGGCACGGCCACCGGGCTGCGCTGCTCCCTGCGGGTGACCGGCGAGCCGCCCGAGGAACCCGGCCCGGCCGTGGAGTCGGCCACCTACCGCATCGTCCAGGAGTCGCTGACCAACGCCCTCAAGCACGCCGCCCCCGGGCCGGTCGAGGTGCTGGTGGCCTACGACCCGGGCGGCATCGACGTCACCGTGCACAGCCCGCTCCCGGACCGGCCGCGCCGCCCCGCGGTGGCCGGCGCCCAGGCCGGGATCATCGGCATGCGGGAGCGCACCCACCTGCTCGGCGGCACGCTGAGCGTCGGACCGGAACCCGACGGCCGCCGCTGGACCGTCCGCGCCCGGGTGCCCTACGAACACCCGCCGGGCGCGGCCGGCACCGCCCTGGACGGCGACCGGAACGGCGACCGGAACGAGCGGGCCCGACGCAGCGGCACGGACACGAGGGGAGGGAACGCGGCATGA
- a CDS encoding response regulator — protein sequence MIRVLVADDQAAVRAGIVMILESAPDIEVVAEAADGETAVRMAAELRPDVVLMDVRMPRLDGVAATRRIVQQSTADVLVLTTFDMDEYVFGAFQAGAAGFLLKDTDAAALLDAVRLVAAGEGMIAPAVTRRLIAAFATTGRPAAARPRAAASAGAVAEPVGGARDGAAAAAPATGDGPAAEALTAREREVLACLGRGLSNAAVAAELGMAEATVKTHVSRILTKLELRSRVQAAIWAREHGLV from the coding sequence ATGATCCGCGTGCTGGTGGCCGACGACCAGGCGGCGGTCCGCGCCGGGATCGTGATGATCCTGGAGTCGGCGCCGGACATCGAGGTGGTCGCGGAGGCGGCCGACGGCGAGACGGCGGTGCGGATGGCCGCCGAGCTGCGCCCGGACGTGGTCCTGATGGACGTGCGGATGCCGCGCCTGGACGGCGTGGCCGCGACCCGGCGGATCGTCCAGCAGTCCACCGCCGACGTGCTGGTGCTGACTACCTTCGACATGGACGAGTACGTCTTCGGCGCCTTCCAGGCGGGCGCGGCCGGCTTCCTGCTCAAGGACACCGACGCCGCGGCGCTGCTGGACGCCGTCCGGCTGGTCGCCGCCGGGGAGGGCATGATCGCCCCGGCGGTGACCCGCCGTCTGATCGCCGCCTTCGCGACGACGGGGCGTCCGGCCGCCGCCCGGCCCCGGGCCGCGGCCTCCGCCGGGGCGGTGGCCGAACCGGTCGGCGGTGCCCGGGACGGCGCCGCTGCCGCCGCCCCGGCCACCGGTGACGGCCCCGCCGCCGAGGCGCTGACCGCCCGGGAACGCGAGGTGCTGGCCTGCCTCGGGCGGGGGCTGTCCAACGCGGCCGTCGCCGCCGAGCTCGGCATGGCGGAGGCGACGGTCAAGACGCACGTCAGCCGCATCCTCACCAAGCTCGAACTGCGCTCCCGCGTCCAGGCGGCCATCTGGGCGCGGGAGCACGGACTGGTCTGA
- a CDS encoding cob(I)yrinic acid a,c-diamide adenosyltransferase, whose amino-acid sequence MVHLTRIYTRTGDQGTTALGDGTRIPKTDARLAAYADVNEANAAIGVALALGRLSQEVETVLLRVQNDLFDVGADLSTPVPPGGDAPDAPALRVEQGYIDRLEGHCDTFLAGLEKLRSFILPGGSPGAALLHQATTVVRRAERSTWAAIEAYGETVNPLAATYLNRLSDLLFILARVANKDGERSADVLWVPAANR is encoded by the coding sequence CGACGGCGCTGGGCGACGGCACCCGGATCCCCAAGACCGACGCGCGGCTGGCCGCCTACGCCGACGTCAACGAGGCCAACGCCGCGATCGGCGTGGCCCTCGCGCTGGGCCGGCTCTCCCAGGAGGTGGAGACGGTCCTGCTGCGCGTCCAGAACGACCTCTTCGACGTCGGCGCGGACCTGTCCACGCCCGTCCCGCCCGGCGGTGACGCCCCGGACGCGCCCGCGCTCCGCGTCGAGCAGGGCTACATCGACCGGTTGGAGGGGCACTGCGACACCTTCCTGGCCGGGTTGGAGAAGCTGCGCAGCTTCATCCTGCCGGGCGGCAGCCCGGGCGCCGCGCTGCTGCACCAGGCGACCACGGTGGTGCGCCGCGCCGAGCGCTCGACCTGGGCGGCGATCGAGGCGTACGGCGAGACGGTCAACCCGCTGGCCGCCACCTACCTCAACCGGCTGTCCGACCTGCTGTTCATCCTCGCCCGGGTGGCGAACAAGGACGGCGAGCGCTCCGCGGACGTGCTCTGGGTGCCGGCCGCCAACCGCTGA